In one Triplophysa dalaica isolate WHDGS20190420 chromosome 9, ASM1584641v1, whole genome shotgun sequence genomic region, the following are encoded:
- the LOC130429049 gene encoding uncharacterized protein LOC130429049 codes for MESEGYSGRQLRSVSNSGKNVIFLVPLQEESDTQPLPYNSAEFAKMPKVPCVTCNTILPMQLLALHAEEWKLNSNEKTDVVIVEDENEDCNIEEKVTNTPDREVSEDSLGMCPICQNVLPFSILHYHGSLCAERSFRNDTLLKDYLDQPGPSSMSHTSQLSSSSEPSTEVWRTVEDPHDEAIRLFFERLREGGDAATGNGVTRDILSTTIAKIKRIKERETSCLIAG; via the exons ATGGAATCGGAGGGTTACTCCGGCCGGCAACTTCGATCTGTCTCAAACAGTggcaaaaatgttatttttctggTGCCTCTTCAAGAGGAATCGGATACCCAGCCTCTTCCCTACAATTCAGCTGAATTTGCAAAGATGCCAAAGGTGCCCTGTGTCACCTGTAATACTATCCTGCCAATGCAATTGTTGGCACTACATGCTGAGGAGTGGAAACTGAATTCAAAT GAGAAGACTGATGTGGTCATTGTTGAGGACGAAAATGAAGATTGCAACATAGAGGAAAAGGTTACAAACACTCCTGACAGAGAAGTATCTGAAGACAGTCTTGGA ATGTGCCCTATATGCCAAAACGTGCTGCCATTTTCAATTCTACATTATCATGGAAGCTTATGTGCTGAGAG ATCATTCCGTAatgacacattgttgaaagattaCTTAGACCAACCAGGGCCATCATCTATGTCTCATACATCTCAGCTCAGCTCATCTTCAGAACCATCAACAGAAG TTTGGAGAACTGTGGAAGACCCTCATGATGAGGCTATCAGACTCTTCTTTGAGCGACTGCGTGAAGGAG ggGATGCTGCAACAGGAAATGGTGTGACTAGAGACATCCTGTCAACAACAATTGCTAAAATCAAgagaataaaagagagagagacgtctTGTCTCATTGCTGGTTAA